The following coding sequences are from one Scomber japonicus isolate fScoJap1 chromosome 3, fScoJap1.pri, whole genome shotgun sequence window:
- the LOC128356272 gene encoding interferon-induced GTP-binding protein Mx-like, whose protein sequence is MNSLNQQYEEKVRPCIDLIDSLRSLGVEKDLALPAIAVIGDQSSGKSSVLEALSGVALPRGSGIVTRCPLELKMKRMKEGEEWFGKISYQDHEEEIEDPEDVEKKIREAQDEMAGVGVGISDDLISLEIASPDVPDLTLIDLPGITRVAVKGQPENIGDQIKRLIQKFITKQETISLVVVPCNVDIATTEALKMAQQVDPDGERTLGILTKPDLVDKGTEETVIGIAHNEIIHLKKGYMIVKCRGQKEITEKVSLTEAIEREKAYFKDHVYFHTLYNDGLATVPKLAEKLTLELVHHIERSLPRLGEQIEEKLEQTQTELEKYGTGPPSDAADRLAFLIDKVSAFNQDALSLTTGEELKCGERINVFSTLRREFGKWNNHLEHSGAKFNDRIETEVEEYEETYRGRELPGFINYKTFELMVKQQIKQLEEPAIKKLKDIGDVVRKAFLNLAQSNFTGFPNLLKTAKAKIEAIKQEKESIAESTLRTQFKMELIVYSQDRTYSTSLTAEKRREEEEEEEEEYNAIQIFDYHATLQQLKLHLKSYYKIASQRLADQIPLVIRYQMLQESAAQLQREMLQVLQDKENMEFLLKEDYDIGHKRAALQCRLERLQKARAYLVEF, encoded by the exons ATGAACTCTCTGAACCAACAGTATGAGGAGAAGGTGCGTCCCTGCATTGACCTCATTGACTCTCTTCGTTCTCTGGGTGTAGAGAAGGACTTGGCACTGCCCGCTATCGCGGTGATTGGAGACCAAAGTTCGGGGAAGAGCTCCGTGTTAGAGGCGCTGTCAGGGGTGGCTCTACCAAGAGGAAGTG gcatTGTGACAAGATGTCCTCTCGAACTGAAgatgaaaagaatgaaagagggGGAGGAGTGGTTTGGAAAGATAAGCTACCAAGATCATGAGGAAGAGATAGAAGACCCTGAAGATGTGGAGAAAAAGATTCGCGAAG CTCAGGATGAAATGGCCGGAGTTGGAGTTGGGATCAGTGATGACCTCATCAGTCTGGAGATCGCCTCTCCTGATGTTCCAGACCTGACCCTCATTGACCTGCCCGGCATCACCAGAGTGGCTGTGAAGGGACAACCAGAGAACATTGGAGATCAG ATAAAGAGACTGATCCAGAAGTTCATCACAAAACAAGAGACCATCAGCTTGGTGGTTGTTCCATGCAACGTGGACATAGCAACCACAGAGGCTTTGAAGATGGCACAGCAAGTGGATCCTGATGGAGAGAGGACTTTGG GTATCTTGACCAAACCTGATCTGGTGGACAAAGGCACAGAAGAGACAGTGATTGGTATTGCCCATAATGAGATCATCCACCTGAAGAAGGGCTACATGATCGTCAAGTGCAGAGGTCAGAAGGAGATCACAGAGAAGGTGTCTCTTACTGAAgcaatagaaagagagaaagcttACTTCAAAGATCACGTGTATTTCCA CACTCTTTACAATGATGGTCTTGCCACTGTTCCGAAACTGGCTGAGAAACTCACCCTGGAGCTGGTGCATCATAttgag AGGTCTCTGCCTCGACTGGGAGAGCAGATAGAAGAGAAACTagaacagactcagacagaGCTGGAGAAATATGGCACTGGACCTCCATCTGACGCAGCCGACAGACTTGCCTTCCTTATTGAT AAAGTGTCAGCTTTCAATCAGGATGCCCTCAGTCTGACTACAGGTGAGGAACTCAAGTGTGGAGAAAGGATCAATGTCTTTTCTACACTCAGAAGAGAGTTTGGGAAATGGAACAACCACCTAGAGCACTCAGGAGCAAAAT TTAATGACAGAATTGAGACAGAGGTGGAAGAATATGAAGAGACATACCGTGGAAGAGAACTGCCAGGCTTCATCAACTACAAGACCTTTGAGCTCATGGTCAAACAGCAGATTAAACAGCTGGAAGAACCAGCTATCAAGAAACTCAAAGATATAGGAG ATGTTGTTAGAAAAGCATTCTTAAACCTGGCCCAAAGTAATTTCACTGGATTTCCCAACCTTCTGAAAACAGCCAAG gcaAAGATCGAAGCCATTAAGCAAGAAAAGGAGTCCATAGCAGAGTCCACACTGAGAACTCAGTTCAAGATGGAGCTGATCGTTTACTCTCAGGACAGGACCTACAGCACCAGTTTGACTgcggagaagaggagagaagaggaggaggaagaagaggaagagtatAATGCAATCCAAATCTTTGATTACCATGCCACACTGCAGCAGCTAAAGTTGCATCTTAAATCTTATTACAAA ATTGCCAGCCAGCGCCTGGCTGACCAGATCCCACTTGTGATCCGGTACCAGATGTTGCAGGAGTCTGCTGcccagctgcagagagagatgcTGCAGGTGCTTCAGGACAAGGAGAACATGGAGTTTTTGCTGAAGGAGGATTATGACATTGGCCACAAAAGGGCTGCTCTGCAGTGTCGCCTTGAGCGTCTCCAGAAGGCTCGTGCATACCTGGTGGAGTTCTAG
- the LOC128356167 gene encoding interferon-induced GTP-binding protein Mx-like: MNSLNQQYEEKVRPCIDLIDSLRSLGVEKDLALPAIAVIGDQSSGKSSVLEALSGVALPRGSGIVTRCPLELKMKRKKEGEEWYGKISYQDHEEEIEDPADVEKKIRKAQDEMAGVGVGISDDLISLEIASPDVPDLTLIDLPGITRVAVKGQPENIGDQIKRLIQKFITKQETISLVVVPCNVDIATTEALKMAQQVDPDGERTLGILTKPDLVDKGTEETVIDIAHNEIIHLKKGYMIVKCRGQKEIAEKVSLTEATEREEAYFKDHVYFHTLYNDGLATVPKLAEKLTLELVHHIERSLPRLEEQLEDKLAQTQTELEKYGTGPPSDAADRLAFLIDKMSAFNQDALSLTTGEELKCGERINVFSTLRREFGKWNIQLEHSGEKFNDRIEREVEEYEERYRGRELPGFINYKTFELMVKQQIKQLEEPAIKKLKDIGDAVRKEFIHLAQSNFTGFPNLLKTTKAKIEAIKQEKESTAESTLRTQFKMELMVYSQDRTYSTSLSERKREEEENRDLSDEDDFQERSLVYCMDNHATLQELMLHLKSYYKIASQRLADQIPLVIRYQMLQESAAQLQREMLQVLQDKENMESLLKEDYDIGSKRATLQCRLERLQKARSYLMQF; this comes from the exons ATGAACTCTCTGAACCAACAGTATGAGGAGAAGGTGCGTCCCTGCATTGACCTCATTGACTCTCTTCGTTCTCTGGGTGTAGAGAAGGACTTGGCACTGCCCGCTATTGCCGTGATTGGAGACCAAAGCTCAGGGAAGAGCTCTGTGTTAGAGGCGCTGTCAGGGGTGGCTCTGCCAAGAGGAAGTG GCATTGTGACAAGATGCCCTCTCGAGctaaagatgaagagaaagaaagagggagaggagtggTATGGAAAGATAAGCTACCAGGATCATGAGGAAGAGATAGAAGACCCTGCAGACGTGGAGAAAAAGATTCGCAAAG CTCAGGATGAAATGGCCGGAGTTGGAGTTGGGATCAGTGATGACCTCATCAGTCTGGAGATCGCCTCTCCTGATGTTCCAGACCTGACCCTCATTGACCTGCCCGGCATCACCAGAGTGGCTGTAAAGGGACAACCAGAGAACATTGGAGATCAG ATAAAGAGACTGATCCAGAAGTTCATCACAAAACAAGAGACCATCAGCTTGGTGGTTGTTCCATGCAACGTGGACATAGCAACCACAGAGGCTTTGAAGATGGCACAGCAAGTGGATCCTGATGGAGAGAGGACTTTGG gtaTCTTGACCAAGCCTGATCTGGTGGACAAAGGCACAGAAGAGACAGTGATTGATATTGCCCATAATGAGATCATCCACCTGAAGAAGGGCTACATGATCGTCAAGTGCAGAGGTCAGAAGGAGATCGCAGAGAAGGTGTCTCTTACTGAagcaacagaaagagaggaagccTACTTCAAAGATCACGTGTATTTCCA CACACTTTACAATGATGGTCTTGCCACTGTTCCTAAACTGGCTGAAAAACTCACCCTGGAGCTGGTGCATCATAttgag AGGTCTCTGCCTCGACTGGAAGAGCAGCTAGAAGATAAACTAGCACAGACTCAGACAGAGCTGGAGAAATATGGCACTGGACCTCCATCTGATGCAGCCGACAGACTTGCCTTCCTTATTGAT AAAATGTCAGCTTTCAATCAGGATGCCCTCAGTCTGACTACAGGTGAGGAACTCAAGTGTGGAGAAAGGATCAATGTCTTTTCTACACTCAGAAGAGAGTTTGGGAAGTGGAACATCCAACTAGAGCACTCAGGAGAAAAGT TTAATGACAGAATTGAGAGAGAGGTGGAAGAATATGAAGAGCGATACCGTGGAAGAGAACTGCCAGGCTTCATCAACTACAAGACCTTTGAGCTCATGGTCAAACAGCAGATTAAACAGCTGGAAGAACCAGCTATCAAGAAACTCAAAGATATTGGAG ATGCTGTTAGGAAAGAATTCATACACCTGGCCCAAAGTAACTTCACTGGATTTCCCAACCTTCTGAAAACAACCAAG gcaAAGATCGAAGCTATTAAGCAAGAAAAGGAGTCCACTGCAGAGTCCACACTGAGAACTCAGTTCAAGATGGAGCTGATGGTTTACTCTCAGGACAGGACCTACAGCACCAGTTTGAGTGAGAGAAAgcgagaggaggaagaaaacagaGACTTGTCAGACGAAGATGATTTTCAAGAACGGAGTCTTGTGTACTGCATGGATAATCATGCAACACTCCAGGAGCTGATGTTGCACCTTAAATCATATTACAAA atTGCCAGCCAGCGTCTGGCTGACCAGATCCCACTGGTGATCCGCTACCAGATGTTGCAGGAGTCTGCTGcccagctgcagagagagatgcTGCAGGTGCTTCAGGACAAGGAGAACATGGAGTCCTTACTGAAGGAGGATTATGACATTGGCAGCAAAAGGGCTACTTTGCAGTGTCGCTTGGAGCGTCTCCAGAAGGCTCGTTCATACCTGATGCAATTCTAG
- the LOC128355021 gene encoding interferon-induced GTP-binding protein Mx yields the protein MNSLNQQYEEKVRPCIDLIDSLRSLGVEKDLALPAIAVIGDQSSGKSSVLEALSGVALPRGSGIVTRCPLELKMKRKKEGEEWYGKISYQDHEEEIEDPEDVEKKIREAQDEMAGVGVGISDDLISLEIASPDVPDLTLIDLPGITRVAVKGQPENIGDQIKRLIQKFITKQETISLVVVPCNVDIATTEALKMAQQVDPDGERTLGILTKPDLVDKGTEETVIDIAHNEIIHLKKGYMIVKCRGQKEIAEKVSLTEAIEREKAYFKDHVYFHTLYNDGLATVPKLAEKLTLELVHHIERSLPRLEEQIEEKLAQTQTELEKYGTGPPSDAADRLAFLIDKMSAFNQDALSLTTGEELKCGETINVFSTLRREFGKWNTHLEHSGEKFNDRIEREVEEYEETYRGRELPGFINYKTFELMVKQQIKQLEEPAVKKLKDIGDAVRKAFIHLAQSNFTGYPNLLKTTKAKIEAIKQEKESIAESTLRTQFKMELIVYSQDRTYSSSLSEEKRREVEEEEKSKSLNSFQERSLVYSMDNHATLQELMLHLKSYYKIASQRLADQIPLVIRYQMLQESAAQLQREMLQVLQDKENMETLLKEDFDIGSKRAGLQSRLERLQKARSYLVEF from the exons ATGAACTCTCTGAACCAACAGTATGAGGAGAAGGTGCGTCCCTGCATTGACCTCATAGACTCTCTTCGTTCTCTGGGTGTAGAGAAGGACTTGGCACTGCCCGCTATCGCCGTGATTGGAGACCAAAGCTCAGGGAAGAGCTCCGTGTTAGAGGCGCTGTCGGGGGTGGCTCTGCCAAGAGGAAGTG GCATTGTGACAAGATGCCCCCTCGAattgaagatgaaaagaaagaaagagggagaggagtggTATGGAAAGATAAGCTACCAGGATCATGAGGAAGAGATAGAAGACCCTGAAGATGTGGAGAAAAAGATTCGCGAAG CTCAGGATGAAATGGCCGGAGTTGGAGTTGGGATCAGTGATGACCTCATCAGTCTGGAGATCGCCTCTCCTGATGTTCCAGACCTGACCCTCATTGACCTGCCCGGCATCACCAGAGTGGCTGTGAAGGGACAACCAGAGAACATTGGAGATCAG ATAAAGAGACTGATCCAGAAGTTCATCACAAAACAAGAGACCATCAGCTTGGTGGTTGTTCCATGCAACGTGGACATAGCAACCACAGAGGCTTTGAAGATGGCACAGCAAGTGGATCCTGATGGAGAGAGGACTTTGG GTATCTTGACCAAGCCTGATCTGGTGGACAAAGGCACAGAAGAGACAGTGATTGATATTGCCCATAATGAGATCATCCACCTGAAGAAGGGCTACATGATCGTCAAGTGCAGAGGTCAGAAGGAGATCGCAGAGAAGGTGTCTCTTACTGAAgcaatagaaagagagaaagcttACTTCAAAGATCACGTGTATTTCCA CACGCTTTACAATGACGGTCTTGCCACTGTTCCTAAACTGGCTGAGAAACTCACCCTGGAGCTGGTGCATCATATTGAG AGGTCTCTGCCTCGACTGGAAGAGCAGATAGAAGAGAAACTAGCACAGACTCAGACAGAGCTGGAGAAATATGGCACTGGACCTCCATCTGATGCAGCCGACAGACTTGCCTTCCTTATTGAT AAAATGTCAGCTTTCAATCAGGATGCCCTCAGTCTGACTACAGGTGAGGAACTCAAGTGTGGAGAAACGATCAATGTCTTTTCTACACTCAGAAGAGAGTTTGGGAAGTGGAACACCCACCTAGAGCACTCAGGAGAAAAGT TTAATGACAGAATTGAGAGAGAGGTGGAAGAATATGAAGAGACATACCGTGGAAGAGAACTGCCAGGCTTCATCAACTACAAGACCTTTGAGCTCATGGTCAAACAGCAGATTAAACAGCTGGAAGAACCAGCTGTCAAGAAACTCAAAGATATAGGAG ATGCTGTTAGGAAAGCATTCATACACCTTGCCCAAAGTAACTTCACTGGATATCCCAACCTGCTGAAAACAACTAAG gcaAAGATCGAAGCAATTAAGCAAGAAAAGGAGTCAATAGCAGAGTCCACACTGAGAACTCAGTTCAAGATGGAGCTGATTGTTTACTCTCAGGACAGGACCTACAGCAGCAGTTTGagtgaggagaagaggagagaggtggaggaagaagagaaatcGAAAAGCCTAAACTCTTTTCAAGAAAGGAGTCTTGTGTACAGCATGGATAATCATGCAACACTCCAGGAGCTGATGTTGCACCTTAAATCATATTACAAA atTGCCAGCCAGCGTCTGGCCGACCAGATCCCACTGGTGATCCGCTACCAGATGTTGCAGGAGTCTGCTGcccagctgcagagagagatgtTGCAGGTGCTTCAGGACAAGGAGAACATGGAGACCTTACTGAAGGAGGATTTTGACATTGGCAGCAAAAGGGCTGGTTTGCAGAGTCGCCTTGAGCGTCTCCAGAAGGCTCGTTCATACCTGGTGGAGTTCTAG